In Citrus sinensis cultivar Valencia sweet orange chromosome 2, DVS_A1.0, whole genome shotgun sequence, a single genomic region encodes these proteins:
- the LOC102622628 gene encoding G-type lectin S-receptor-like serine/threonine-protein kinase At4g03230 isoform X1 — MTRKRGKITNTFIIRWYIEHMISFFFLHAFLISTPFQYASARDTITMLDNLISDSQGDTLVSSGNKFELGFFTPNGSAAHRRYVGIWYYRSNPQIIVWVANRDSPVLDDSGVLSIAGDGNLKVFDENGRTYWSTNLEGSPSMNRTAKIMDSGNLVISDEDEENHLGRILWQSFGNPTDTFLPGMKMDENIILTSWTSYDDPVPGNFTFQLDQEGDSQFVIWKRSMRYWKSGVSGKFIGSDEMPSALSYLLSNFTSSTQNITVPYLTSALYSDTRMIMSFTGQILYFKWKNEKDWSLIWAEPRDSCSVYNACGNFGICNSNNKVLCKCLPGFDPSLPDNWNNGDFSGGCSRKSKICSKTAESDTFLSLRMMNVGNPDSQFKAKNEMECKLECLNNCQCKAYSYEEAKITQRGVTDGNACWIWSLDLNNLQEEYEGGGSLYVRVAGQDVELMPRTCEICGTNLIPYPLSTGPKCGDAAYFNFHCNISTGQVSFQAPGGTFKVTRINPETQKFVIQTKVGENCEGGNSRAEFLHLDQSSPFHVTGWCNADPLAGTNEVEILWEPSPELTCSSSADCKGWPNSSCNETRDGKKRCLCDRNFQWDSASLSCSKGGDRKHRYGVSRGKSFLSLTIPITFISIIVLVSLASTILYMYVQRRRRNAEGHGNRGDIQRNLALHLCDSERRVKDLIDSGRFQEDNAKGIHVPFFDFESILAATDYFSNTNRLGQGGFGAVYKAKFPGGQEIAVKRLSSCSGQGLEEFKNEVVLIAKLQHRNLVRLLGYCVSGDEKMLLYEYMPNKSLDSFIFDKKLSMLLDWELRYNIILGIARGLLYLHQDSRLRIIHRDLKTSNILLDEDMNPKISDFGLARIFGGKETAVNTKRVVGTYGYMSPEYALDGLFSFKSDVFSFGVVVLEIISGKRNTGFYQPEQNLSLLGYAWQLWKEDKAMNLVEQSISENCDVEDVVKCVIVGLLCVQEDPSERPTMSNVVFMLGSETATLPTPKQPAFVVRRCTSTSSRASSLSKQETFSHNELTVTLEDGR, encoded by the exons ATGACAAGAAAAAGAGGAAAGATCACAAACACTTTCATCATTAGATGGTACATAGAACACATGATATCATTCTTCTTTTTGCATGCATTCTTGATTTCCACTCCTTTTCAATATGCCTCAGCTAGAGACACTATAACAATGTTAGACAATTTGATTAGTGACAGTCAAGGAGACACTCTTGTTTCAAGTGGCAACAAATTTGAACTAGGATTCTTCACTCCTAACGGCAGCGCTGCTCACAGAAGATATGTAGGAATATGGTATTACCGGTCTAATCCACAAATAATTGTATGGGTTGCCAATCGGGACAGTCCAGTTTTAGATGATAGTGGAGTTCTTTCCATTGCAGGAGATGGCAACCTTAAGGTGTTCGATGAAAATGGGAGAACTTACTGGTCGACAAATCTTGAAGGATCGCCTTCTATGAACAGAACAGCAAAAATTATGGATAGTGGGAATCTTGTCATCagtgatgaagatgaagagaaTCACTTGGGGAGGATCCTATGGCAGAGTTTTGGTAATCCAACTGATACATTTCTTCCAGGCATGAAAAtggatgaaaatataatattgacTTCATGGACAAGTTACGATGATCCAGTGCCTGGGAACTTCACTTTTCAGCTGGATCAAGAAGGAGATAGCCAGTTCGTCATTTGGAAAAGATCAATGAGGTACTGGAAGAGTGGAGTTTCGGGTAAATTCATAGGTTCTGATGAGATGCCTTCTGCATTGTCTTACTTGCTATCAAATTTCACCTCAAGTACCCAAAATATCACTGTGCCTTACCTCACTTCAGCATTATACAGTGATACAAGGATGATAATGAGTTTTACTGGCCAGATTCTGTATTTTAAGTGGAAAAATGAGAAGGATTGGTCTTTAATTTGGGCAGAACCGAGAGACAGCTGCAGTGTCTATAATGCTTGTGGAAATTTTGGCATCTGTAATAGTAATAACAAGGTGTTGTGCAAGTGTTTGCCTGGGTTTGATCCTAGCTTGCCAGATAACTGGAATAATGGAGACTTTTCTGGTGGATGCTCCAGAAAGTCAAAAATCTGTTCCAAAACTGCTGAGAGTGATACATTCTTGAGTTTACGAATGATGAATGTAGGGAACCCTGATTCTCAATTTAAGGCTAAGAATGAAATGGAATGCAAATTAGAGTGCCTCAATAACTGCCAGTGCAAAGCTTATTCCTATGAAGAAGCTAAAATCACACAACGGGGTGTTACTGATGGCAATGCTTGCTGGATTTGGTCTCTGGATCTCAATAATCTCCAGGAGGAATATGAGGGCGGTGGTAGCCTCTATGTCCGTGTGGCAGGCCAAGATGTAG AACTAATGCCAAGAACTTGTGAGATCTGTGGCACAAACCTGATTCCTTATCCCCTTAGCACTGGTCCAAAATGTGGTGATGCTGCTTACTTTAACTTCCACTGCAACATCTCCACAGGCCAGGTTAGCTTTCAGGCACCTGGTGGCACATTCAAAGTCACAAGAATCAATCcagaaactcaaaaatttGTCATCCAAACCAAAGTTGGAGAGAATTGTGAAGGAGGCAATTCAAGAGCCGAGTTTTTGCATCTTGACCAGTCTTCACCTTTTCATGTCACTGGCTGGTGCAATGCAGATCCACTTGCAGGTACTAATGAAGTGGAGATATTATGGGAACCATCACCAGAGCTGACTTGCTCGTCATCTGCAGACTGCAAGGGATGGCCAAATTCTTCATGCAATGAAACAAGAGATGGGAAGAAAAGGTGCCTTTGTGATAGAAACTTTCAATGGGATAGCGCAAGTTTAAGTTGTAGTAAAG GTGGTGACAGGAAGCACAGATATGGGGTTTCAAGAGGAAAATCTTTTTTGTCTCTGACAATTCCAATAACTTTTATAAGCATAATCGTTTTAGTTAGCCTTGCGAGCACCATTCTTTACATGTATGtgcaaagaagaagaagaaatgccGAGGGACATG GAAACAGGGGAGACATTCAGAGAAATCTGGCACTTCACTTGTGTGACAGTGAGAGACGTGTCAAAGACTTGATCGACTCAGGACGGTTCCAAGAAGACAATGCAAAAGGCATACATGTACCATTTTTTGATTTCGAGAGCATACTAGCCGCTACAGATTACTTCTCAAACACAAACAGGCTAGGACAAGGAGGGTTTGGGGCTGTTTACAAG GCTAAATTCCCAGGAGGACAAGAAATTGCAGTAAAGAGACTCTCCAGTTGCTCTGGACAAGGCTTAGAGGAATTTAAAAATGAGGTGGTGTTGATTGCCAAACTTCAACACCGAAATCTTGTAAGACTTCTGGGCTATTGTGTTAGCGGAGATGAGAAGATGTTACTCTACGAATACATGCCTAACAAAAGCTTGGACTCCTTCATATTTG ATAAAAAACTAAGCATGCTATTGGACTGGGAGCTGCGTTACAACATCATATTGGGAATTGCTCGAGGGCTTCTatatcttcatcaagattctAGGCTGAGGATTATTCATAGAGATTTAAAAACGAGCAACATTTTATTAGACGAGGATATGAATCCAAAAATTTCAGACTTTGGCTTGGCTAGAATTTTCGGAGGCAAAGAAACTGCTGTTAACACAAAGAGAGTAGTTGGAACTTA TGGGTATATGTCTCCTGAATATGCATTAGATGGGCTATTCTCATTCAAGTCTGATGTCTTCAGCTTTGGTGTTGTTGTACTTGAGATCATCAGTGGCAAAAGGAATACAGGATTTTATCAGCCAGAACAGAATTTGAGTCTTTTAGGCTAC GCATGGCAATTGTGGAAAGAAGACAAGGCAATGAATCTAGTGGAGCAGAGCATAAGCGAAAATTGCGATGTAGAGGATGTAGTGAAGTGTGTAATTGTTGGTCTGTTATGCGTACAAGAAGATCCCAGTGAGCGTCCCACAATGTCAAATGTCGTATTCATGCTTGGAAGTGAGACCGCAACTCTGCCAACGCCTAAACAGCCGGCCTTTGTGGTCCGTCGATGCACTTCTACTTCTAGTAGGGCTTCTTCGTTGAGTAAACAAGAAACATTCTCTCATAATGAGCTCACTGTAACTTTAGAAGATGGAAGATAA
- the LOC102622628 gene encoding G-type lectin S-receptor-like serine/threonine-protein kinase At4g03230 isoform X2 has translation MTRKRGKITNTFIIRWYIEHMISFFFLHAFLISTPFQYASARDTITMLDNLISDSQGDTLVSSGNKFELGFFTPNGSAAHRRYVGIWYYRSNPQIIVWVANRDSPVLDDSGVLSIAGDGNLKVFDENGRTYWSTNLEGSPSMNRTAKIMDSGNLVISDEDEENHLGRILWQSFGNPTDTFLPGMKMDENIILTSWTSYDDPVPGNFTFQLDQEGDSQFVIWKRSMRYWKSGVSGKFIGSDEMPSALSYLLSNFTSSTQNITVPYLTSALYSDTRMIMSFTGQILYFKWKNEKDWSLIWAEPRDSCSVYNACGNFGICNSNNKVLCKCLPGFDPSLPDNWNNGDFSGGCSRKSKICSKTAESDTFLSLRMMNVGNPDSQFKAKNEMECKLECLNNCQCKAYSYEEAKITQRGVTDGNACWIWSLDLNNLQEEYEGGGSLYVRVAGQDVELMPRTCEICGTNLIPYPLSTGPKCGDAAYFNFHCNISTGQVSFQAPGGTFKVTRINPETQKFVIQTKVGENCEGGNSRAEFLHLDQSSPFHVTGWCNADPLAGTNEVEILWEPSPELTCSSSADCKGWPNSSCNETRDGKKRCLCDRNFQWDSASLSCSKGGDRKHRYGVSRGKSFLSLTIPITFISIIVLVSLASTILYMYVQRRRRNAEGHGNRGDIQRNLALHLCDSERRVKDLIDSGRFQEDNAKGIHVPFFDFESILAATDYFSNTNRLGQGGFGAVYKAKFPGGQEIAVKRLSSCSGQGLEEFKNEVVLIAKLQHRNLVRLLGYCVSGDEKMLLYEYMPNKSLDSFIFGMAIVERRQGNESSGAEHKRKLRCRGCSEVCNCWSVMRTRRSQ, from the exons ATGACAAGAAAAAGAGGAAAGATCACAAACACTTTCATCATTAGATGGTACATAGAACACATGATATCATTCTTCTTTTTGCATGCATTCTTGATTTCCACTCCTTTTCAATATGCCTCAGCTAGAGACACTATAACAATGTTAGACAATTTGATTAGTGACAGTCAAGGAGACACTCTTGTTTCAAGTGGCAACAAATTTGAACTAGGATTCTTCACTCCTAACGGCAGCGCTGCTCACAGAAGATATGTAGGAATATGGTATTACCGGTCTAATCCACAAATAATTGTATGGGTTGCCAATCGGGACAGTCCAGTTTTAGATGATAGTGGAGTTCTTTCCATTGCAGGAGATGGCAACCTTAAGGTGTTCGATGAAAATGGGAGAACTTACTGGTCGACAAATCTTGAAGGATCGCCTTCTATGAACAGAACAGCAAAAATTATGGATAGTGGGAATCTTGTCATCagtgatgaagatgaagagaaTCACTTGGGGAGGATCCTATGGCAGAGTTTTGGTAATCCAACTGATACATTTCTTCCAGGCATGAAAAtggatgaaaatataatattgacTTCATGGACAAGTTACGATGATCCAGTGCCTGGGAACTTCACTTTTCAGCTGGATCAAGAAGGAGATAGCCAGTTCGTCATTTGGAAAAGATCAATGAGGTACTGGAAGAGTGGAGTTTCGGGTAAATTCATAGGTTCTGATGAGATGCCTTCTGCATTGTCTTACTTGCTATCAAATTTCACCTCAAGTACCCAAAATATCACTGTGCCTTACCTCACTTCAGCATTATACAGTGATACAAGGATGATAATGAGTTTTACTGGCCAGATTCTGTATTTTAAGTGGAAAAATGAGAAGGATTGGTCTTTAATTTGGGCAGAACCGAGAGACAGCTGCAGTGTCTATAATGCTTGTGGAAATTTTGGCATCTGTAATAGTAATAACAAGGTGTTGTGCAAGTGTTTGCCTGGGTTTGATCCTAGCTTGCCAGATAACTGGAATAATGGAGACTTTTCTGGTGGATGCTCCAGAAAGTCAAAAATCTGTTCCAAAACTGCTGAGAGTGATACATTCTTGAGTTTACGAATGATGAATGTAGGGAACCCTGATTCTCAATTTAAGGCTAAGAATGAAATGGAATGCAAATTAGAGTGCCTCAATAACTGCCAGTGCAAAGCTTATTCCTATGAAGAAGCTAAAATCACACAACGGGGTGTTACTGATGGCAATGCTTGCTGGATTTGGTCTCTGGATCTCAATAATCTCCAGGAGGAATATGAGGGCGGTGGTAGCCTCTATGTCCGTGTGGCAGGCCAAGATGTAG AACTAATGCCAAGAACTTGTGAGATCTGTGGCACAAACCTGATTCCTTATCCCCTTAGCACTGGTCCAAAATGTGGTGATGCTGCTTACTTTAACTTCCACTGCAACATCTCCACAGGCCAGGTTAGCTTTCAGGCACCTGGTGGCACATTCAAAGTCACAAGAATCAATCcagaaactcaaaaatttGTCATCCAAACCAAAGTTGGAGAGAATTGTGAAGGAGGCAATTCAAGAGCCGAGTTTTTGCATCTTGACCAGTCTTCACCTTTTCATGTCACTGGCTGGTGCAATGCAGATCCACTTGCAGGTACTAATGAAGTGGAGATATTATGGGAACCATCACCAGAGCTGACTTGCTCGTCATCTGCAGACTGCAAGGGATGGCCAAATTCTTCATGCAATGAAACAAGAGATGGGAAGAAAAGGTGCCTTTGTGATAGAAACTTTCAATGGGATAGCGCAAGTTTAAGTTGTAGTAAAG GTGGTGACAGGAAGCACAGATATGGGGTTTCAAGAGGAAAATCTTTTTTGTCTCTGACAATTCCAATAACTTTTATAAGCATAATCGTTTTAGTTAGCCTTGCGAGCACCATTCTTTACATGTATGtgcaaagaagaagaagaaatgccGAGGGACATG GAAACAGGGGAGACATTCAGAGAAATCTGGCACTTCACTTGTGTGACAGTGAGAGACGTGTCAAAGACTTGATCGACTCAGGACGGTTCCAAGAAGACAATGCAAAAGGCATACATGTACCATTTTTTGATTTCGAGAGCATACTAGCCGCTACAGATTACTTCTCAAACACAAACAGGCTAGGACAAGGAGGGTTTGGGGCTGTTTACAAG GCTAAATTCCCAGGAGGACAAGAAATTGCAGTAAAGAGACTCTCCAGTTGCTCTGGACAAGGCTTAGAGGAATTTAAAAATGAGGTGGTGTTGATTGCCAAACTTCAACACCGAAATCTTGTAAGACTTCTGGGCTATTGTGTTAGCGGAGATGAGAAGATGTTACTCTACGAATACATGCCTAACAAAAGCTTGGACTCCTTCATATTTG GCATGGCAATTGTGGAAAGAAGACAAGGCAATGAATCTAGTGGAGCAGAGCATAAGCGAAAATTGCGATGTAGAGGATGTAGTGAAGTGTGTAATTGTTGGTCTGTTATGCGTACAAGAAGATCCCAGTGA